A portion of the Lolium rigidum isolate FL_2022 chromosome 1, APGP_CSIRO_Lrig_0.1, whole genome shotgun sequence genome contains these proteins:
- the LOC124679177 gene encoding uncharacterized protein LOC124679177, translating into MAYLPPHKRHSSGGSDPAPPTSSLGSLSISSSSPRGRHLLRPSSNKIIHAAGCVSRWSPLPPFSHDSDDADSFRLEPFACEPIERKTGFKPLVLSLSSPKGSPASSPEAAAAAIAERFLPELLAAAERATHGVPSKESEVVKLSLVARVGKVLFQPGGSHVSLDSLRKAAKAGNEGSKSQVRKSFYTNVPKECSEDMERSVVKLMGLEFDSSKEHYHVKIFDKHRSDSISTMSCKCTLQQDGKLAIHKVELDSIRQLVEDISCLSQDLDLRLMLRTKRILKNLDPEVENAIQSLVSSAILDPNVKGALRWPLGKESIGERFSLVGVWHTNYKAFRNKTLRLKLRHSDWFDHRSSTREVSNEVSFKLIGISNRLQDGNKEVDSVKEMLECAVRMIWDSALCYKMVY; encoded by the exons ATGGCCTACCTCCCGCCCCACAAGCGCCACTCCAGCGGCGGCTCCGACCCCGCCCCGCCCACCTCCTCCCTCGGCTCCCTCTCCATCTCCTCTTCTTCCCCTCGTGGCCGACACCTACTCCGCCCGTCCAGCAACAAGATCATCCACGCCGCCGGCTGCGTCTCCCGCTGGTCCCCGCTCCCGCCCTTCTCCCACGACTCCGACGACGCGGACTCTTTCCGTCTCGAGCCCTTCGCGTGCGAGCCCATCGAGCGCAAGACCGGCTTCAAGCCCCTCGTCCTTTCCCTCTCCTCCCCGAAAGGCTCCCCCGCCTCCTCACCggaggccgcggccgccgccatcgccgagaGGTTCCTGCCAGAACTCCTCGCTGCGGCGGAGAGGGCGACGCACGGTGTTCCGAGCAAGGAGTCGGAGGTAGTGAAGCTGAGCCTCGTTGCCAGGGTGGGGAAGGTCCTGTTCCAACC TGGTGGATCGCATGTCTCCTTGGACTCGCTCCGCAAAGCTGCAAAGGCAGGGAACGAAGGATCCAAGAGCCAGGTCCGTAAATCATTCTATACCAATGTGCCCAAGGAGTGTTCTGAAGACATGGAGCGATCTGTTGTCAAGCTGATGGGTCTGGAGTTCGATTCGTCAAAAGAACACTACCATGTCAAG ATATTTGACAAGCACCGTAGTGATTCTATTTCTACTATGTCTTGCAAATGCACCCTGCAACAAGATGGGAAGCTTGCAATCCATAAG GTTGAATTGGACTCAATACGACAGTTGGTGGAAGACATATCCTGTCTGTCCCAAGACCTTGACTTAAGGCTGATGTTGAGGACCAAAAGGATCCTGAAAAACTTAGAT CCTGAGGTGGAAAATGCCATACAGAGCTTAGTGTCTTCCGCTATTCTTGATCCTAATGTAAAAGGGGCGCTCAGATGGCCACTTGGGAAGGAATCGATTGGTGAGAGGTTCAGCTTAGTTGGAGTGTGGCATACCAACTACAAAGCTTTCAGAAATAAAACATTAAGGTTAAAGCTAAGGCACTCTGACTGGTTTGATCACCGGAGCTCGACTAGAGAGGTTTCCAATGAAGTTAGCTTCAAACTAATTGGTATATCAAATAGACTGCAG GACGGTAATAAAGAGGTGGACTCTGTGAAGGAGATGCTGGAATGTGCTGTGCGGATGATCTGGGACAGTGCTTTGTGCTACAAGATGGTGTACTGA